The following proteins come from a genomic window of Sulfoacidibacillus ferrooxidans:
- a CDS encoding MFS transporter codes for MLILERIQRKWIIVSSAFDMALFGLLFGLASSSIVIVLFGFLYTLVSNVFSNGFHIFQAEIFPTPVRATAAGWGYSLSRLMSGVMPFVLLPILHADGVVAMFSAVAAAMVLIMIDIGVFAPRTTGIALETVNDVAI; via the coding sequence TTGCTGATCTTGGAACGTATCCAACGCAAATGGATAATTGTTTCATCCGCCTTTGACATGGCGCTATTTGGACTTCTGTTTGGATTAGCAAGTTCATCAATTGTTATTGTTCTCTTTGGGTTTTTGTACACGCTTGTTAGTAATGTTTTTTCAAATGGGTTTCACATTTTTCAAGCAGAAATATTCCCTACACCAGTTCGTGCAACTGCAGCAGGCTGGGGCTATAGTTTAAGCAGATTAATGAGTGGGGTAATGCCGTTTGTGCTTCTTCCTATTTTACACGCTGATGGAGTCGTTGCGATGTTTAGTGCGGTGGCGGCTGCTATGGTTCTCATTATGATTGATATTGGAGTATTCGCCCCAAGAACTACGGGTATTGCACTAGAGACAGTTAATGATGTAGCCATATAA